From Pseudanabaena sp. PCC 6802, one genomic window encodes:
- a CDS encoding TipAS antibiotic-recognition domain-containing protein — MMNSMESVSIETLMQTIEVICMLEKYYTPEQLETLKQRQESLGEERIRQSQADWQNLIMQVQREMEKGTDPTSEPMQQLARRWFELIEEFTGGDAGIKESLFAMYQQEDPKHLTQSAVDRALYEYMNKAIAAIQQTG; from the coding sequence ATGATGAATTCGATGGAATCTGTTTCCATCGAAACGTTGATGCAAACTATTGAGGTCATTTGTATGTTGGAAAAATATTACACGCCCGAGCAACTCGAAACCCTGAAGCAACGTCAGGAATCGTTGGGCGAGGAACGGATTCGGCAAAGTCAAGCTGATTGGCAAAACCTAATTATGCAGGTTCAACGTGAAATGGAGAAGGGTACCGATCCAACCAGCGAACCCATGCAACAATTGGCTCGCCGTTGGTTTGAACTGATTGAGGAGTTTACTGGTGGCGATGCTGGTATTAAGGAATCGCTGTTTGCTATGTATCAGCAAGAAGATCCGAAGCATTTGACGCAAAGTGCGGTGGATAGGGCTTTGTATGAGTATATGAACAAAGCGATCGCCGCTATTCAACAAACAGGATGA
- a CDS encoding DUF1772 domain-containing protein has translation MLTIDRTLFVLKILTVLGCGLIAGVFFAFSTFVMKALGQRPPAEGIAAMQSINITVINPWFMSAFLGTAVICLFLSIYSLWQWQQPISVYLLLGSLFYLIGSFGVTMVCNVPLNDALAIAKPESTEGASFWASYLTDWTFWNTVRTIASLAAAALLAIASGR, from the coding sequence ATGCTAACTATCGATCGCACGCTTTTTGTATTAAAAATCCTTACAGTCCTTGGCTGCGGACTAATTGCAGGAGTCTTCTTCGCTTTTTCTACATTTGTGATGAAAGCACTTGGGCAAAGACCGCCAGCAGAGGGAATCGCCGCCATGCAATCTATCAATATCACGGTAATTAATCCGTGGTTTATGTCAGCGTTCCTCGGTACAGCAGTGATTTGTCTTTTTCTATCTATTTACTCGCTGTGGCAATGGCAACAGCCCATTTCTGTCTACCTGCTGCTCGGCAGCTTGTTCTATCTTATTGGTAGCTTTGGCGTAACGATGGTATGCAACGTGCCCTTGAACGATGCCCTGGCGATCGCTAAACCAGAAAGCACTGAAGGCGCAAGTTTCTGGGCTAGTTATTTGACCGATTGGACGTTCTGGAACACTGTTCGTACAATTGCATCGCTGGCGGCAGCCGCATTACTCGCGATCGCAAGCGGGCGTTAG
- a CDS encoding NAD(P)-dependent oxidoreductase, translated as MNLLIFGATGSIGRELVKQALDQGYTVTAFARNLSKLDIQHENLKLFQGDATNITAVEKAVRGQDAVLCSLGSGTQTKGTIRSEGTRNIIQAMEKSNARRFICQTTLGIGDSRGNLNFFWKYIMFGFLLRQVFADHVKQEEYVKQSQLDWTIVRPSAFVEGNRTGAYRRGFPGTDKTTKLVISRADVADFMLKQLTDNSYLHKTPGVSY; from the coding sequence ATGAACCTACTGATTTTTGGAGCAACAGGTAGTATTGGTCGCGAGCTTGTCAAGCAAGCACTCGACCAAGGATATACGGTCACGGCGTTCGCGCGAAACCTCTCAAAGCTAGACATTCAGCACGAGAATCTGAAACTGTTTCAGGGCGATGCCACAAATATCACAGCGGTAGAAAAAGCGGTGCGAGGTCAAGACGCAGTATTGTGTTCGCTAGGTTCGGGTACGCAGACAAAAGGGACGATCAGATCGGAGGGAACTCGCAATATTATCCAGGCGATGGAAAAATCGAATGCGAGACGTTTTATCTGTCAAACCACCCTAGGGATTGGAGATAGTCGGGGAAATCTGAATTTCTTCTGGAAGTACATTATGTTTGGCTTCCTTCTGCGTCAAGTGTTTGCGGATCATGTCAAGCAAGAGGAATATGTCAAGCAAAGTCAACTGGACTGGACGATTGTCCGTCCGTCAGCTTTTGTGGAGGGGAATCGCACTGGCGCTTATCGACGTGGTTTCCCAGGCACTGACAAGACAACGAAACTCGTAATTTCGCGCGCTGATGTTGCTGACTTTATGCTAAAGCAGTTGACGGATAACTCATACCTTCACAAAACGCCTGGGGTATCGTACTGA
- a CDS encoding ISKra4 family transposase (programmed frameshift), which produces MTPEQEKEMQAHVQAIAAILYQNTPSEQLTSLEGIEIAVRQQILEHVSPEIGFFIRTVTGTEAGRRRRVQSSIGQLHLTQKQAQKLKVAPYSQVSPYVERCSLILSANVSYEQAAKDLAMLMGVQISRSTQQRLVHRHEFSPLEVEESVEELSVDGGRIRLRTPLGQPSEWKDYKAVNLHGQAIFATFQDNIALTDWVNRQPLADMVTCIGDGHDGIWNIIAQISIPDSRYEILDWFHLVENLHKIEATAQLLTGVEAFLWRGNVTAAIAELNHLASPQSINFIAYLHKHRHRIPDYWYFQTEQICSIGSGAVESAVKQIARRIKISGAQWNRDNVPQVLKHRSAYLNGSLNLALQN; this is translated from the exons ATGACTCCAGAGCAGGAAAAAGAAATGCAAGCGCACGTTCAAGCTATTGCCGCCATCCTTTATCAGAATACACCATCGGAACAACTAACCAGCTTGGAAGGGATCGAAATCGCTGTGCGGCAGCAAATCCTCGAACATGTCAGCCCAGAAATAGGG TTTTTTATCCGCACAGTTACGGGCACAGAAGCAGGACGCCGCAGGCGAGTGCAAAGCAGCATCGGACAGCTCCACCTCACGCAAAAGCAAGCGCAGAAGCTCAAAGTAGCCCCCTATAGCCAGGTGAGCCCGTATGTGGAAAGATGTAGCCTGATCTTGAGTGCGAATGTATCCTACGAACAAGCCGCCAAAGACTTAGCCATGTTGATGGGAGTGCAAATATCGCGCAGTACACAACAGCGCCTGGTGCATCGCCATGAATTTAGCCCCCTAGAGGTAGAAGAGTCGGTCGAGGAATTAAGTGTCGATGGAGGCAGAATCAGACTGCGCACGCCACTTGGACAGCCAAGTGAGTGGAAGGACTATAAAGCTGTGAACTTGCATGGACAAGCCATATTTGCCACATTTCAAGATAACATTGCCTTAACAGACTGGGTAAATCGACAGCCTTTAGCAGATATGGTTACCTGTATTGGGGATGGACATGATGGGATTTGGAATATTATTGCCCAGATCTCTATACCTGATAGTCGCTATGAAATCTTGGACTGGTTCCATTTGGTGGAAAACCTGCATAAAATTGAGGCTACAGCTCAACTTTTGACTGGGGTCGAAGCTTTTTTGTGGCGGGGTAATGTGACTGCAGCTATTGCTGAGCTCAATCACTTAGCTAGTCCTCAGAGCATCAATTTTATTGCTTATCTGCACAAGCATCGCCATCGTATTCCTGATTATTGGTATTTCCAAACCGAGCAGATTTGCTCTATTGGTTCTGGCGCAGTGGAATCTGCTGTTAAGCAAATCGCTAGACGCATCAAAATCTCTGGCGCTCAATGGAACCGTGATAATGTGCCACAAGTCCTCAAACACCGTTCTGCTTACCTTAATGGCTCTCTTAACCTTGCCTTGCAAAACTGA
- a CDS encoding energy-coupling factor transporter transmembrane component T family protein encodes MDILRSLTIGLHLEQPITWLHRLDPRIKLFWLLSFLLSPTLSNPLWRVAMAISLIALTLTAGIPARVWKQQMGLLMLLAVMTFVIAIFSPDGLNVTHQPRRPIPEPVVSQVSFPNQAANAPTTYRYVLFKAGNIQITRQSLNLGTRISTLIFTFLYAPTLYLLVTAPEEITAAITSIAMPLKWLRVPIVEITLTLTLALRFLPLVLEEVQNLFRAVRTRAIDWKKLGLKRTTQIWLILAERLIANLFTRAEQSASAMQVRGFTTPNQHLVRWNPLKLMGWDWLVGILLCVFWGLRLWIGGEW; translated from the coding sequence GTGGATATACTGCGATCGCTGACTATAGGACTTCACTTAGAGCAACCAATTACCTGGTTGCATCGCCTTGACCCTCGCATCAAGCTATTCTGGCTCTTGAGTTTTTTGCTCTCACCTACCCTGTCAAACCCGTTGTGGCGGGTGGCAATGGCAATCTCGCTGATTGCCCTTACCCTCACCGCCGGTATTCCAGCCAGGGTGTGGAAGCAACAGATGGGTTTATTAATGCTACTGGCAGTCATGACGTTTGTAATTGCGATATTTTCACCCGACGGTCTGAACGTAACGCATCAACCCCGCCGCCCCATTCCCGAACCTGTTGTCAGCCAGGTAAGCTTCCCAAATCAGGCAGCCAATGCCCCAACCACTTATAGGTACGTCCTGTTTAAGGCTGGCAATATTCAAATTACGCGACAGTCCCTGAACCTGGGGACGCGCATCAGCACGCTGATTTTCACCTTTTTATATGCCCCTACGCTCTATCTACTGGTGACCGCCCCCGAAGAAATTACCGCTGCGATTACCAGTATTGCTATGCCCTTAAAGTGGCTGAGGGTACCAATTGTTGAAATTACGCTGACGCTGACATTGGCATTGCGGTTTCTCCCGTTGGTACTGGAGGAAGTGCAAAATCTTTTCAGGGCAGTACGCACGCGAGCGATCGACTGGAAAAAATTGGGGCTTAAACGCACGACGCAAATCTGGTTGATTCTAGCAGAAAGACTGATTGCTAACTTGTTTACCCGTGCCGAGCAGTCGGCGAGCGCCATGCAAGTACGAGGTTTTACGACCCCAAACCAGCATTTGGTGAGGTGGAACCCTCTTAAACTCATGGGTTGGGATTGGCTAGTGGGGATTTTGCTATGCGTCTTTTGGGGACTGCGGCTCTGGATCGGTGGAGAATGGTAG
- a CDS encoding TldD/PmbA family protein, whose translation MSIANHLPEQLLELAVRNGATAAEVYLSSSISHPVYFESNRLKQLESTESAGLALRLWKDGRPGLAIAYGEVEPQTLVDRAIALSELNDLEEPNLTANTLSAYPRSYGSGVSVEQLIDWGQSAIERVQSAYPEVLCESQWDCTVETMRLVNSLGLDCGYDDSTLDGYVSAEWIRGDDFLNVWYGESDREQLRPEAIANQILQHLIWAQENAAAPNGKVPVLFTAKVADTLWGVVAAAMSGRQVQQKASPWTDKRNQPVIAAEFTLEQRPDFGVYSLPFDDEGTPTEAMTWIDRGILQDFYGDRRTAKELKLQPRGNGFRGGLGSYPSPGLFNLVVSPGQGSLVELIAFMSDGIIVDQILGGGPGISGDFSVNIDLGYRVKNGAIVGRVKDTMVTGNAYTALQNLIQLGGDNEWQGSIYLPSMIVDSLTVTSRN comes from the coding sequence ATGTCAATCGCCAATCATTTACCAGAACAATTACTGGAATTAGCTGTCCGCAACGGTGCAACTGCCGCCGAAGTTTACCTATCCAGTTCGATCTCCCATCCCGTCTATTTTGAGTCCAACCGTCTCAAGCAGCTAGAAAGTACGGAATCGGCAGGATTGGCACTGCGGTTATGGAAGGACGGTCGTCCTGGCCTGGCGATCGCCTATGGTGAAGTGGAGCCACAAACACTGGTCGATCGAGCCATAGCTTTGAGCGAACTGAACGATCTGGAAGAGCCTAACCTCACGGCTAATACCCTCAGTGCCTATCCTAGAAGCTATGGTAGCGGTGTCAGCGTCGAGCAGTTAATCGACTGGGGACAATCTGCAATCGAGCGGGTACAATCCGCTTACCCTGAGGTACTGTGCGAGTCGCAGTGGGACTGCACGGTGGAAACCATGCGCCTGGTCAACTCTTTGGGACTGGACTGCGGCTATGATGACAGCACCCTGGACGGCTACGTTAGTGCCGAGTGGATTCGTGGGGATGATTTCTTAAATGTTTGGTATGGCGAATCGGATCGCGAACAGTTAAGACCCGAAGCGATCGCCAACCAGATTCTCCAACATCTAATCTGGGCGCAAGAAAATGCCGCTGCCCCCAATGGCAAAGTGCCCGTCCTATTTACCGCAAAAGTGGCGGATACGCTTTGGGGCGTGGTAGCCGCTGCCATGAGCGGTCGTCAGGTACAGCAAAAGGCCAGTCCCTGGACTGATAAGCGCAACCAACCCGTAATCGCCGCAGAATTTACCCTGGAGCAACGCCCAGACTTTGGGGTATACAGCCTGCCCTTCGATGATGAAGGCACGCCAACCGAAGCTATGACCTGGATCGACCGAGGGATATTGCAAGATTTCTATGGCGATCGCCGTACTGCCAAGGAACTCAAGCTTCAACCCAGGGGGAACGGTTTTCGGGGCGGATTGGGCAGTTATCCCAGTCCTGGCCTATTTAACCTGGTGGTTAGTCCTGGGCAAGGCAGTCTGGTCGAGTTAATTGCCTTCATGTCCGATGGCATTATTGTCGATCAGATTCTTGGCGGCGGCCCTGGCATATCCGGTGACTTCTCAGTCAATATCGATTTGGGCTATCGCGTTAAAAATGGGGCGATCGTGGGGCGGGTCAAGGACACGATGGTAACCGGTAATGCCTACACCGCCTTGCAAAACCTGATTCAGCTAGGTGGTGACAATGAGTGGCAGGGTTCAATCTATCTACCCTCGATGATTGTAGACAGTCTGACTGTTACCAGCCGTAATTAA
- a CDS encoding ferritin-like domain-containing protein has product MTVAYPRKLRNQLSALDILSQVVKQREVHMVTLNRYRFNEQRSCKDLTELIEQLDGQPKQLVRELSHHVSDEARHAYWLTDLLDELGEEIGTPPGTSYIDEFERLLNRASTNSKEDTIIDALAAINVTEKRGCEYFSAHIKALKAAEQTPENIKIRETIERIMPEEAGHVRWGNRKLAEIAQQSPRHKAKVENAKLKYAAIEQAAFESGMDVLAGAEFRRVDNLMKVIDTLPIWQRPQYLIEHLPQTLLSPELQKTRIELVQRAWQRDPVAFVEKFIPMFFGGDLKAAQKATQ; this is encoded by the coding sequence ATGACAGTCGCTTACCCTCGTAAACTTCGCAACCAACTGAGCGCCCTGGATATTCTCAGTCAAGTTGTCAAGCAACGCGAAGTTCATATGGTAACGCTGAATCGCTACCGCTTTAACGAACAACGCAGTTGCAAGGATCTTACCGAGCTGATCGAACAGTTGGACGGTCAGCCCAAGCAGCTAGTGCGCGAACTTTCCCATCATGTATCGGATGAAGCTCGTCATGCTTACTGGTTAACCGATTTGCTCGACGAACTGGGCGAGGAGATCGGTACTCCACCCGGAACCTCATATATTGACGAATTCGAGCGCTTGCTAAATCGCGCTTCCACCAATAGTAAAGAAGATACGATTATTGACGCTTTAGCTGCGATCAATGTTACGGAAAAGCGGGGATGCGAATATTTCTCCGCTCATATCAAAGCACTAAAGGCAGCGGAACAAACTCCAGAAAATATCAAGATCCGCGAGACCATCGAACGCATCATGCCGGAAGAAGCCGGTCATGTCCGTTGGGGCAATCGCAAGCTTGCTGAAATTGCCCAGCAAAGTCCCAGACATAAAGCTAAGGTAGAAAACGCTAAGCTTAAATACGCGGCGATCGAGCAGGCTGCCTTTGAGTCTGGAATGGATGTCTTAGCTGGTGCGGAGTTTCGCCGCGTCGATAACCTGATGAAGGTAATCGATACGCTACCGATTTGGCAACGCCCTCAATATTTGATCGAGCATTTGCCTCAAACTTTGCTCTCGCCAGAACTGCAAAAGACGCGCATCGAGCTGGTGCAAAGAGCGTGGCAGCGCGACCCTGTAGCCTTCGTGGAAAAATTTATCCCCATGTTCTTTGGCGGTGACCTCAAAGCAGCCCAAAAAGCGACTCAATAG
- a CDS encoding V4R domain-containing protein: MISVADLLQEDRIPGNYFSYENYISGDLELGLLENRRGDRLIAVPDTLIAALYEGLEQETGEASRLVLFNCGKWWGKNFYTRFSEEITDYYNTSLSEMDMATFIQCLKECWATHGWGRLEFDPEHQGQGLLLIKTFNSPYSKAMSNASLPSCYLEAGILTSFFSRLTSRDLLAVQTSCESMGADCNRFIVGLSERLNRVEAMVEEGLDHAAIIEDLIA, from the coding sequence ATGATTTCTGTTGCTGATTTACTTCAAGAAGATCGCATCCCTGGTAACTACTTTAGCTACGAGAACTATATCAGTGGCGATCTAGAATTAGGTCTTTTAGAAAACCGTCGCGGCGATCGCCTGATTGCCGTGCCAGATACGTTGATTGCTGCTTTGTATGAAGGTTTAGAGCAAGAAACTGGCGAAGCATCCCGCCTGGTTTTGTTCAACTGCGGAAAGTGGTGGGGCAAGAACTTCTACACCCGTTTCAGCGAAGAAATAACGGACTACTACAACACGTCCCTATCTGAGATGGACATGGCAACTTTCATCCAATGCCTGAAGGAGTGCTGGGCTACCCACGGTTGGGGAAGACTGGAGTTCGATCCCGAGCACCAGGGGCAAGGCTTGTTGCTGATTAAGACCTTCAATTCTCCCTACAGCAAAGCTATGTCAAATGCTAGTTTACCTAGCTGTTACCTGGAAGCAGGTATTTTAACTTCATTCTTTAGTCGTTTGACAAGTCGCGATCTGCTAGCAGTACAAACATCTTGCGAGTCAATGGGAGCTGACTGCAATCGCTTTATTGTGGGGTTATCAGAACGCCTGAACCGCGTAGAAGCTATGGTAGAGGAAGGTTTAGATCACGCAGCCATTATTGAAGATCTAATCGCTTAG
- a CDS encoding V4R domain-containing protein — protein MTVTAERSIATANRRNNHYSFADFFKPDSERGVIDDWNGLRNIFTSEDFIIGLQEGLEEEVGEASAAVMYTIGCEWGRKDAEFFTEWFERDFGRSIRQANLPFLLETWWWPFTSQGWGRWQMDMSDRKQGFMFISIYDSAVARSLGDVGKPVCHLYAGLFSGFFTSLVKKELDCIEIQCYSMGENFCKFLLGGKNRIDAAAFWLNEGATSRDIERRLRDGELLR, from the coding sequence ATGACCGTTACTGCCGAGCGTTCTATTGCTACTGCCAATAGAAGAAACAATCACTACAGTTTTGCAGATTTTTTTAAGCCGGACTCCGAGCGAGGCGTAATCGATGACTGGAACGGCCTGCGCAATATCTTTACCAGTGAAGATTTTATTATTGGTCTCCAGGAAGGTTTAGAAGAAGAGGTGGGAGAAGCCTCGGCAGCAGTAATGTACACGATTGGCTGCGAATGGGGTCGCAAGGACGCAGAATTCTTTACTGAGTGGTTCGAGCGCGATTTTGGACGTAGTATTCGTCAGGCTAACCTGCCGTTCTTACTGGAAACCTGGTGGTGGCCGTTTACCTCCCAAGGTTGGGGACGCTGGCAGATGGACATGAGCGATCGCAAGCAGGGGTTTATGTTTATCAGCATTTACGACTCCGCCGTAGCACGCAGTTTGGGGGATGTAGGCAAGCCAGTCTGCCATCTCTACGCTGGTTTATTCTCCGGCTTTTTCACCAGTTTGGTCAAAAAGGAGTTAGATTGCATCGAAATTCAGTGCTATTCCATGGGTGAAAACTTCTGTAAGTTTTTACTGGGTGGCAAAAATCGCATTGATGCCGCTGCATTCTGGCTCAATGAAGGAGCAACCAGCCGCGATATCGAGAGACGCTTGCGCGATGGAGAATTACTACGATGA
- a CDS encoding 2Fe-2S iron-sulfur cluster-binding protein, producing the protein MAKKVRIEPIAQEADIATNGALLSILMAEDLNILKECGGRGMCATCHVYIQEGMDALSPMAKREQRTLEVITTCKPNSRLACQARVMGEGVVVELPVGMYVQSIQDIEALIGRRCEKPLLHPVTGKTLVEVGKLITRSTIRQLENTDFRVGEQLSHTRRV; encoded by the coding sequence ATGGCAAAGAAAGTTAGAATTGAACCAATCGCACAGGAAGCAGACATTGCTACAAATGGTGCGTTGTTATCTATATTAATGGCAGAGGATCTCAATATCCTTAAAGAGTGTGGTGGACGCGGCATGTGTGCAACTTGTCACGTTTACATTCAAGAAGGGATGGATGCTCTTAGCCCCATGGCAAAAAGGGAGCAGCGCACCCTAGAGGTAATTACTACCTGCAAGCCTAACTCTCGTTTAGCCTGTCAAGCCAGAGTAATGGGTGAGGGAGTTGTCGTAGAGCTGCCAGTTGGTATGTACGTGCAGTCAATTCAAGATATTGAAGCGCTGATTGGCCGTCGTTGTGAAAAACCCTTGTTACACCCCGTAACAGGTAAAACTTTAGTAGAAGTGGGTAAGCTAATTACACGTTCAACTATCAGGCAATTAGAAAATACTGACTTTCGTGTAGGCGAGCAACTATCGCACACCCGGAGAGTATAG
- a CDS encoding LysR family transcriptional regulator: MIDIPFTLDQLRILKAIAAEGSFKRAADSLYVSQPAVSLQVQHLERQLDVPLFDRGGRRAQLTEAGRLLLSYGDRILSLCQETCRAIDDLQNLNGGTLIIGASQTTGTYLMPRMIGLFRKKYPDVAVQLHVHSTRRTAWSVANGQIDLAIIGGEVPPELKEDLEILPYAEDELALVLPILHPLATVNVLQKEELYKLQFITLDSQSTIRKVIEQVLTKSGIDPRQLSVEMELNSIEAIKNAVQAGLGAAFLSVTAIEKELQMGAMHRVAIEGVEIKRTLCQVRNPNRYRSRATEAFCNEILPLFSDHLAVASAASI, translated from the coding sequence ATGATCGACATTCCTTTCACTCTAGACCAGCTAAGAATTTTAAAGGCGATCGCAGCAGAGGGTAGTTTCAAGCGTGCGGCTGATAGCCTGTATGTCTCTCAACCTGCGGTCAGCCTCCAGGTACAGCATCTAGAGCGCCAACTCGACGTTCCCTTGTTCGATCGTGGCGGCAGGCGGGCGCAACTTACAGAAGCAGGACGGCTGTTGTTGTCCTACGGCGATCGCATCCTGAGCCTATGCCAAGAAACCTGTCGTGCTATTGACGATCTGCAAAACCTCAATGGAGGCACGTTAATCATCGGTGCGAGCCAAACCACCGGCACGTACCTGATGCCGCGCATGATCGGTCTGTTTCGGAAAAAATATCCCGATGTCGCAGTGCAACTTCACGTCCACTCTACACGCCGTACTGCCTGGAGTGTGGCTAACGGACAGATCGATCTAGCAATTATTGGTGGGGAAGTACCGCCGGAGTTGAAAGAGGATCTGGAGATCCTGCCATACGCTGAAGATGAATTGGCATTGGTGCTGCCCATCCTCCATCCCCTAGCAACAGTTAATGTTTTGCAAAAAGAAGAACTGTACAAGCTGCAATTCATTACCCTGGACTCCCAATCAACCATTCGCAAGGTGATCGAGCAAGTCTTAACTAAAAGCGGTATCGACCCGCGCCAACTGAGTGTCGAAATGGAATTAAACTCGATCGAGGCCATCAAAAATGCGGTGCAAGCTGGTTTAGGTGCGGCATTTTTGTCCGTCACGGCGATCGAAAAAGAGCTACAGATGGGCGCAATGCATCGCGTTGCCATTGAAGGTGTGGAAATCAAGCGCACCCTCTGTCAGGTTCGCAACCCCAATCGCTATAGATCTAGAGCTACCGAAGCTTTTTGTAATGAGATTCTGCCGCTGTTTAGCGACCATCTCGCAGTTGCCTCCGCTGCCAGCATATAG
- the dnaA gene encoding chromosomal replication initiator protein DnaA, which produces MDISLETLWNQVLGLLEGQLSRPTFEAWIKTVEPEELTPERLTLRTPHPFARNWLVKYYHQNITDAVTQILGYPVEVIVVTSQANQEDLADELVGEEEAAATKAAAKSAAEPALKPAAIHVPETSNVPKKSTLNPKYVFSRFVVGATNRMAHAAALAVAESPGREFNPLFLCGGVGLGKTHLMQAIAHYRLEIMPEARIFYVSTEQFTNDLISAIRKDSMQSFREHYRDVDMILVDDIQFIEGKEYTQEEFFHTFNSLYEAGKQIILASDRPPAHIPRLQERLCSRFSMGLIADIQVPDLETRMAILQKKAEHENLRIPSDVLHHIAASYTSNVRELEGALVRAVAYISISGLPMTVENVAPALNPPKEPVEVSAELVLSVVADFFSIDLVDLQGNSRRREISQARQIGMYLMRQHTSLSLPKIGEEFGGKDHTTVMYSCDKVTQLQATDADTAQLIRQLSDRIYLLAQSNGDKKSKAS; this is translated from the coding sequence GTGGATATTTCTTTAGAAACTCTTTGGAATCAGGTGCTTGGCCTGTTAGAAGGGCAGCTTAGCCGTCCTACCTTTGAGGCATGGATCAAGACCGTAGAACCCGAAGAGCTAACTCCAGAGCGCTTAACTCTCCGTACCCCACATCCGTTTGCCCGCAATTGGTTGGTCAAATATTATCACCAAAATATTACCGATGCCGTGACGCAAATTCTGGGTTATCCCGTTGAGGTTATTGTGGTTACCTCTCAGGCTAACCAGGAAGATTTGGCAGATGAGCTGGTAGGAGAGGAGGAGGCTGCCGCCACTAAGGCCGCCGCCAAATCTGCTGCCGAACCCGCACTAAAACCAGCAGCAATCCACGTGCCCGAGACCAGCAACGTGCCCAAAAAAAGCACGCTCAACCCCAAGTATGTATTTTCGAGGTTTGTAGTGGGGGCGACAAACCGCATGGCACATGCGGCGGCGCTTGCCGTGGCCGAGTCGCCGGGACGCGAGTTTAATCCCCTATTCCTATGTGGTGGTGTGGGATTGGGCAAAACGCACCTGATGCAAGCGATAGCGCACTACCGTCTAGAAATCATGCCAGAAGCCAGGATTTTTTATGTTTCCACGGAACAATTTACCAACGACTTGATCTCGGCAATTCGTAAAGATAGCATGCAGAGCTTTCGCGAACACTATCGCGATGTAGACATGATTTTAGTGGACGACATCCAGTTTATCGAAGGCAAAGAATACACCCAGGAAGAGTTTTTCCATACGTTCAACTCACTGTATGAGGCCGGCAAGCAAATTATCCTGGCTAGCGATCGCCCTCCCGCCCACATACCCCGCCTACAGGAACGCTTGTGCTCGAGGTTTTCTATGGGGTTGATAGCAGATATTCAGGTGCCGGATCTAGAAACGCGCATGGCAATCTTGCAAAAGAAAGCAGAGCATGAAAACTTACGCATCCCCAGCGATGTACTGCACCATATTGCGGCTAGCTACACCTCCAACGTGCGCGAGCTAGAGGGCGCTCTGGTACGGGCTGTAGCTTATATCTCCATTTCCGGTCTACCAATGACTGTAGAGAATGTGGCTCCAGCACTCAATCCCCCGAAAGAACCCGTTGAGGTCTCTGCCGAGTTGGTGCTGAGCGTGGTAGCCGATTTCTTTAGTATCGATCTAGTTGACCTACAAGGTAATTCCAGGCGGCGGGAAATCAGTCAAGCGCGTCAAATTGGCATGTACCTGATGCGTCAACATACCAGCCTCAGCCTGCCCAAAATCGGCGAAGAGTTTGGTGGCAAAGACCATACCACTGTCATGTATAGCTGTGACAAGGTTACCCAACTGCAAGCTACCGATGCCGATACAGCGCAGTTAATCAGACAGTTGAGCGATCGAATTTATTTACTTGCCCAGTCCAACGGCGATAAAAAATCAAAGGCAAGCTGA